The sequence GGTTTGATCCAGTCATGGGCTATTAGTTGGGTCACCAAGCAACTATCAACGTCTGTGTAAAAAAATTGTTGGGAGGAATTcgaaaaaaaaagaggaaaactTTGTGATATTCTAGCTTTCAAATCATGCATTATTGTTCATAGATTTTCtagtttctttcaatttttgtttGTAATTCTATGTACACATATCAATTTTTATGCACGTGGATAGCATTGTTAAAGAATGGCTACTTGGGCTTTAACAAATGGGAAATTAGCTTAATGGAATTCGAAGGAAAATATGGATGATCCAAGAAAATGGCTAACTTTGAATGTGGCAACTATTCCTCtaatgtttaaaaataattgatttcttcaTGAAACAATATTTCGCCTTCAAATGATTTTGGGATGTTCGGAGACAAATATTTCCGAGTAAATTTTTGGAGCTTATGTGTCTCACGTGCAAGCTATTGCTCATTTAGGTAATATTTGGAAGAGGTTTTTGGAAGTATTTTTTAGCTtttctttaacaaaattttaaaattttgttaagaaaaaactgAAAATTGCTTCATAAATGCTCTATTAAATACTACCTTAGTTTAACCATCAATTGACGGAAGAACTTGAATGGGAAAAAAATTAAACGTTTGAGACTAAATCGACgcataaaatttatttgaaaatgaaCTAGAAATAACCCCAAACAAATAATGAGAGCGGAAAGGTACAAGTCGTTGAAGAGACTACGTGACAGTGGTAGTATCGTTTCGAAGCTAATGTCACGTATTAcatcatattatattttagtttAATCAATTACGTTGTACTGGATAGATGaatttgagataattaattttaattatgttttcaaatttttttactcTATGGAATAGacaaaattcaataaaatccttcaatttaaataatatatatttattttaaattcactTGCGTtgtcattaaaaattattattttatttatttttatttttcgagaAAGTTTTTTCGTTTCCTGGAACAAAAAACAATCAATccaatacaaattttttttctcaattttctcatttttttatttcaattttcaaacactcgaatataaaaattttagaaaCTAACGCACAAAATACAAATTTGAAAAGCAAAATTTGCGACCCCCACTAGAAAATTATAGTTTTCTCACTGTCGTCACTTAGCATACGATCCCTCAAGGTTAACATTCTGGATCCGTCTCGGCTCGGACGAGTTTCTTTTCACGTCTATCATGCAAGAAGTTGCTTCATTAACGTCCTTTGTAGCGGATTCCGATTCTTTTGGCTTAACAACAACTAATTCCTTGGCTCCTGCAGAGGATCTCGGCTCGGTACCAGCATCCTTTGAAGGACCTGGCAGAAGCATGGCCCCAAGACCGATCTCGTTTTCGGGTATAAAACTGCACTTCTGGTAAATGAACAAATCATCGTACAAAGGGTTCTCTTCTTCGTTTGTGTTGGTGAACTCATGTTGCACTTTTTTGACATGTAATAGTTGATTAAAAAACATTTCCATTGATGATGGAGTAAACTTTAAGGAGAAGCCTGAATTCACACAAAGCAAAACAAGAAAACATAGAAACTTTCTCCAGAAATCTTAAAAATCATCTAACTCCAAGCGCTATATATAGAATATAAAGAATTAGTTTCCTACCACAATTATAATCAGAGTTGCGATTCCGGTAGAATATGAATTTgaatgatatcaaaattttaaattatgatgtaaattttaatttaaatttaaataaagaatatatatttttaatgaattACGAGGAGTTTTAGATAAGATGTTTAAAATCATATAAGATCATATCATAAAGTTGGTAATGTCGATGCTACCCTTGGGATAGCTACCCCAAGGGCCATCAAATGGACCAGATCAAATCATTTGAGATATAAATGTGATCTGGTTCGTTGAATCACCCTTGAGGGTAGCTACCTCAAGGGTAGCATGAACTCCACCCATAAAGTTAAGATAATCTCATCTTTGTATTTTTAAATAGATGTTACTTTTCCTgtcataaaataaaacaaaactcAAGTACAAGaatattgaataaaaaaaacatacccCACTACAAATATTATTTCAAGTAAAGAGTACGGATATGGAACATGAGACGGGCTGACCCAACACTTCAAAAATACCCGGTCCATTTCTTGTGGTAAATTCGGATCTTCGTTTCGTCGAAATCAGAATACAAATCAGGGTTTTTCATCGATGGTGTGAAGCACAGTGATTCGCAGACGTCTTCATCATACTCTTGTCTGTCTCGCCAACACACTCGGCACGCCGCCGAGTCCGTCCTCTGTGTCGCCGCCACCACAAACGCCTCCTTTTCAAGGTACGACGGTCTATTTCTGGTATCAAGTTCTAAACTTATTTATTGTCTGGCCGAAATCAAACCTTTAAATTGGAATACAAGTTGAAGCAAGTGCAATTTTTCCCTACTAGCTTTAATGTGTGACCAAGTAAATTGTTTATTTGACAGACATGTGAATATTAACAATCGTTTCAAAATATCTCAATAGTAAAAAAGCAATAGTGAATCTGTGGTGAAACATTATATATGACAACTCACCTGGACTGGAAGCAAGGCAACAATACTTGGTTGAGATGAACCATCATCAGAGAACACCTTTCTACAATGCATACAGACACACTAGGATAAGAGAGAAAAACACAATCATTTTGAAGAATATTTTGTTATGAACTCAAACAGAAGCCTACTTACGATTTATAACTTATAACCAAATAAGCAGCAAATGTATcgaaaatatatttgaaaacattaaatatttgaaaattatcagattttattcCTCAGAAAACACGGTTTAGGATTATTAGTAAGAGACGGGATTCCAATATCGGCAGTGAATTTGTCATGGTTCTGATATTTTGCTAATATgaaacttgaaaattttaattattttgtgggCTAATATTGTGTTGATAATGAGAGCTTAAGGTTCGATCCCATCAAGATGGTTCAATAAGGAAACATACTTATTAATAAAGTTAGACAAAATGGAGCTGAAGGGTTTTCTGTTTGTTCAAAAGACATTTTAACATATTCCCAGAATACTCAGATGGTGAGCTAGTTAAATAAATACGGTAGTCGTCAAGCCACCTCATAGCTTTTGTACAAAGTTAAAGTCCTTTTGACATGTCACTAAAATTACTGATTTCTTTTTGTTTAAAGGAAGCTTGCTAGTTGGtagaactgcagaagactgttCTGTGTCGAACAGAAAGATGGAGCAGCTACAGGATGCTGGCTTGGGGGCAGAATTCTTGTTTGATGCTGTGTGATTTATATGACAGGGTCATCTACTCGTTCTCGAGAATTTCGACCTTGAATCTGAATCATGGGCGCATGGAGGTGGGGTATGGTAATCATGAATCAGCAACCATAAGATCTACAAAATCAGAATCAGAGATTGGATATGATGCAAACACTTCCTCTATTTCAATGATTGTTCTTGGTAATTCTGAAAcctttaagttttattttacaCTCTTGGTTCTTTTGTCAGCTCGATCTCCGATGACATACAAAAAATAGATTTATGTGTAAATAAACCAACACACACATAATCTTTGTAGTCACATGGTGGCATTAAGCTGTGGCCAGCAAATTTTTGTTGGAGAAGACCATGTTGAATATGCGTTTTCCACTTTCTATGGTGGGGAAAGTAATCACAAAATTGAATCGTGTCTGTCGCCTTTAAACTTAACCCTGGTAATCATTTGTAAACTTTTAATCCTACTCCAATATGAAGTTTATTGGATTAGATTAGGAAATTTAGTATTTGTATAAAGTTGATTCTGGAAGTACTGACTACACTTGTGAAATAAGGTCGTCGTCAACCCACCCCCAAAAATCCGATTTTACTTCTTGCTCATCGGGACTGTACTCTTGTTGAGGTTAATATTTCCTTCTGTGAATCACTGGGCATAGTGTAAAATCGTTACTTACGATATTGTTTTTGCTTGGAATTATCACAATTTGTATTGCATGGATATATTCTGAGTGGTTGTGATATCAGAAGTCATCATCCCCTTCAAAAATGTAAGCGTCATTGTTTCTTTTGTCCTCTTCTTATTTACAGTCTACAGATTTTTCCATATCCTGAAGCATTGTTACACCTTACAATTGAAATGTGTGGCTTTTTCCAAATCATAAATTTTAGATTCTCTGAGAAATGCAAGGGTAAAAGATAATTCTTTTGCATTACATCTTATGGTACCGAGTTGTTATTATGACAGCAGTCATTCAGATATAAATCTTCTCGAAATGGAAAATAAAATTGATAAGGAAGATGATCTAGCTGTGTTGCTGGAAGGTGGTCTTGCTAACTCAGCACCGCAGAAGTTGCCCAGCCTATCCTTTAGAACAAACATAATCTGGTGAGTGTTTCTCAGAAAATTCCATTTTTATTCTTCTTGAATTAAATTACTTGAATGATGATTAGGAACGTCAATATTTCGTTGCTTTCGTATTCATttgaagtatttttttttacaaaagtaTTTGTTTTCTATTTGGAGGTTAGGATGTTTAGATTACATAGTTTTTGGGTAATATGCTTCACCCCCAACTCAACTCATATCTGCATCTAATCTAACTTCCAAAACATAGTTTATGTGTGTGATTCTGCAAGTCAGAATAACATCCTCTGCATGATATATATTCGAAGGATTTCTGTGTTCAATAAGTTTCGAAAATATTTTCAGTCCATTAGGGCAAAAGAGAAGTGacgttgaaattttaaatattgaagGATTGATCCAGTCATGGGCTATTAGTTGGGCCGCCAAGCAACTATCAACCTCTGTGTAAAAAAACTGTTGGAGGAATTCGAAAAAAAGGGAGGAAAACTTTGTGATATTCTAGCTTTCAaatcatgcatcattcattgtTCATAGATTTTCtagtttctttcaatttttgtttGTAATTCTATGTACACATATCAATTTGTTATGCAAGTGGATAGCATTGTTGAAGAATGGCTACATGGGCATAACAAATGGAAAATTAGCTTAATGGAATCAGAAGGCAAAGATCGATGATCCAAGAGAATGGTGAACTTTGAATGTGGCAACTATTCCTTTCTAAtgtttaaattaattgattcaTGGAACAATTTTTCGCCTTCAAATGATTTTGGGATGTTCGGAGACAAATTTTTTGGAGCAAGATTTTTGGAGATTATTTGTTTCACGTTCCAGCTTTTGCCCATTTAGTTTAACCATCAAATTGAAGGAAGAACTTGgatgggaaaaaaaattaaacgtTTGAGGCTAAATCAACGTGACAGACAGagcatatatttttatttattttaaaatatttcacaCTGACTTTACaaattatcattttatttatttttgttattttcggGGAAAGTTTTTTCGTTCCCtgaaagaaaaataattaatctaatacaaatattttttttctcaatttctCCTTTctatatttcaattttcaaacactcaaatataaaaaaaaaagttctaGGAAACTAACGCACAAACTACAAATCCGAAGAACAAATTTGCTACCCCCATTGAAAAATTATAGTTTCGTAACTGTCGTCATTTACTATACGGCCTACCAAGGTTAACATTTTGGATCCGTTCCTGCTCGGACGACTTTTTTTCACATCTATCATGCAAGAAGTTGCTTCATTAACGTCTTTTTTAGCGAATGCAAATTGGCTTCGGTTTAACCACGACTAATTCCTTGACTTCTGCAAAGGTTCTCGGCTCGGTACAGGCTTCCTTTGAAGGACCTAGCAGAAGCATATGGCCTCAAGACCGATATCGTTTTCGGGTATAAAACTGTATTTTTGATAAATTAACAAATCATTGTACAAAGGGTTCTTTTCTTCGTTTGTGTTGGTGAACTCGTCTTGCATTTTTTTGACATGGCTTAGCTGATTAAAAACCTTTCCATTGGCGATGGAGTAAACTTCAAGGGGAAAGCCTGAATTCACACGAAGTAGAACAAGAAAACGAAGAAACTTTCACCAAAAATCTTAAAGATCATCTTACCCGAAGCCCTATATATACAATATAAGGAATTAGTTTTCTACCACAATTATAATCACAGTTGCGATTCCAATAAAATACGAATTTGAATGATATCAAGTTTTTAAATTAAGatgtaaaatttaatttaagggAATGTATATTTTTAATGAATTACAAAGGAGTTTTAGATAAGATGTTTAAAATCATATAAGATCATATCATGTAGCTAAGATAATTGCTTCTTtctattttcataaaaaaaaacaaaactttaCAAACAAATACTTGTGTGACATACTGCGGAAAACACGTCTTCATACTTAAAAAATCCAAAGTAGTTTTTATTGGGGCTGGTTCCAGTTGCTCGGTACTTGAGAAGATTTTCTCCCCGTTTGGCTTCGTTATTCGCTCTCTTTTCTTCAGCTGGCGAGCAATCTTGTTTTTTGGTTTTCTCCACGTACTCAGCTTTCTTTTTCTCCTATGGAAAATCAATATTGCGGCCTTAGCCCACTTCGATCGGGGCTAAAAGTTAATTTGCTGGTTAACGATTATGAATAAGTATAGGCTACCTCGATTTTCTTCTTCTAAGCTCGCTTTCTTGCTGTTTTCCCAAAGCTCCAATTGCAGATAGTTTCTTTTGAGCCCTGCAAATgaagcataaaataaatttccatTGTTATGCCTGCCTTATAACACGAACAAGAACATATCTCAATCCGAGGCCTTCTCATGTTTAAGTAAGGCACAAGACCTTAGTACTGTTACCACTGTTCAGTGTAGCAGAAAAATCTCATCTaagatttgaaattttaatttctaatgCTGTAAGTTTCACTCTTGGAATCATGCTGCTGGCTAGGAAAGCCGGACCTCGTTCGATTTCTTGAAACAGACATAAAAAAAGCACGAAAGAATTCAGGAGACGTAGACACCGATTTTTTGTTCCAATTGCAAAAAGTCTAGTGCTCtcccaaaatatttttcacaaaTTAAGATTGATATATAGTTATCAGAAGAGCGAGACATTTTTCCATCTTCCATTACGGCCCCTTCATAATCCAATCAAGAATTGAATAAAGAAAGCATTCAATTGGGGGGAAATATCAAGAATTGAATAAAGAAAGCATTCAATTGGAGGAAATTTATTTTCCCTCGACAAGctctcaattttattttattttatccacCAAATAATTCATATATAAGGATACATTTTCGCGATGATGTACGGGCTCGAGCGATGCCTACCTAACATCTCTGATCTCCCTCACCTTTGgacttgaattaattattaaatatacacAACAGTATATATGTTACCTTTGgacttgaattaattattaaatatacacAACAGTATATATGTTAGAATATAAATTACTAAACTTTGCATGTGGGATAAGTCTCAATTAACCTGCTATTCTATAATTGGGTCTTGAAcactaattttaaataattaatttttcattcaCCCGAAATCAATTATTACTTATTAGCAAATTGATATACCAAAATCATCTACTCGAAACGTAGATTTCAATTCTCAGGTCAATTTTTTCTTGGGCAAGTGATGCTCGATTAATTTTTGAGTCTTAATGGGCCTCAAAACCACTTTTTCCAACATTAACCAGTgtctttttttaattaattatattatattttcggCTGAACCAAGATCCTGATTTCATCCCTGCTTGAAacacatacaaacaaggatAGAGATGGCAACGGGCGGGTTTGGGCAAACCCACGACCCGCCACCCGCCACCCCGTGGTCCCGGTGGGTCCAATCCAAGTTAGACCCGTTGGATcccccaaattaaatataatttaaattatattaaataaaaaatttaaataagttaaaaaattaacaaatcatcattaaatttatttttcaaatttatattattaatatttaggacaaaaaaatattcttacaagttaaaatatatcattttttatttaattaataattaataacaaaaaaaattataataatatatttttcatattaaaaatatcataatatattaaaattatttaaattcaaaaatattataaactcaaattaggAATAAAGTATTgattatgtaatataaataatataattatatattattaatatatatatatatatatatatattttatatttatatttagtaTATATAATTTTGGCTGGGCGGGAcgcttaaaaatttaaaaacataaagatgtatgtatatgtgtgaGATTTGAAACATAAATAGTTCATACAACATTATTTTGTCATATTTGCTTTTAGCGATTAATCCCTATATATTTTCTCACGATTTTCTGGccctaaaaatataaattggcACACAAGAAATACGAGATAAAACTTCAAAGTTTAATAAGTTTCGAAAATATTCAGTACAGGGCAAAAGAGAAGTGaggattgaaattttaaatattgaagGATTGATCCAATATGGGCTATTAGTTGGGCCACCAAGCAACTATCGACATCTGTGTAAAAACCTGTTCGAggaattccaaaaaaaaaaggagaaaaaCTTTGTGCTATTCTAGCTTTTTTTTAAATCTACCATGCGAGAAGTTGTTTCATTAATGTCCTTTGTAGCAAATTCAGATGACTTCGGCTTAACCACGACTAATTCCTTGACTTTTGCAGAGGATCTCGGCTCGGTACCGGCTTCTTTTGAAGGACCTGGCAGGAGCATGGCTCCAAGACCGATCTCGTTTTCGGGTATAAAACTGCATTTTTGGTAGATGAACAAATCATCGTACAAAGGGTTCTCTTCTTCGTTTGAGTCGTTTGTGTTGGTGAACTTGTTTTGCACTTTTTTGACATGCCTTAGCTGATTTAAATATCTTTCCATTGGCGATGGAGTAAACTTCAAGGGGAACTCTGAATTCACACGAAGTAGAAGTAGAAGtagaacaaaaaaacaaaaaaactttGGTCAAAAATCTAAAAAGATCATGTGACATGAAGCGCTATATATAGAATACAAAGAAATAGTTGCCTACCAAAATTATAATCAGAGTTGCGATTCCGGTAGAACACGAATTTGAATTATATCAAGTTTTTATTctgatataaaatttaatttaaatttaaaatgggaaatttatatttttaataaattacgAAGAGTTTTAGATAAGGTTTTTAAAATCATATAAGATCATATCATATTGTTAAGATAATTTCATCTTTGTATTTTCAAACAGATGTTACTTTTgccagaataaaataaaacaaaactcAAGTACAAAATTATTAGATAAAAAAAACACTTACCCGACTAGAAATATTATTCAAGTAAATCATAATATCTATATTGTCTTTTATTTAACGTATCACTAATTTCGTGTCATTAtcgtctatttttttttaaaactaaaagtaCCTCTACTATAAAAGTTATTTCAAATCATGATGATAATTATTTCTATTTGAGGGTGTGATTGGATCGAATTTTGTACAACATGATTGAATAGATTATGTCTTTCAGTAGAATTTTCCGATAACCGATAAAGAAGAGACATTGGAAGTATTTTGGTTatagaattttgaaaaataaactattttaatttaatcagTTCCAATATACGCATTTAATGTGTGTTTAATACTTAAAGTATAAACGAGTCAAGTCGAATCTAATCGAGTCAtactattcgagttcgagcttgACTTGTAGTTCAAACTCGATCGAGTAACTAATTTCATACTCGAACTCGACTCGTGTATATTTCGATTTACTCGAGCACACATATTTAATACTCGAGCACGAGTTTGATTTATGTTCGAATTACTTAAACTCGAACCGAGTTTTGACCGAACTGCTCACAAGTTGCTCACGACCAACTTaactcgtttgcacccctattcATACTTCATATATATCAGTTCAACCAATATATTCGTGCTATCGGTTTGAGTTATTTCTACATTTTATAACAAAATAACTCGACGGATTAATTTAAACCAAAAATAGTTTTCATCGATTGTTTTTCAGCTTTTTTTCTCTTGAAACCGACGAAACCCAACCGTAAGACGAACACCCCCACTCTTCCCAAACATGACCAATCAATAATCTCAACCGAAAAAACCTCATCAAAACACAATATCAAGGTAATAAAACATTCTTCAAACTTGCATTTCTTGTTTTAACAAATAATGAAGTCATCGCTAATCAGAAATTTGCACACCAAACTAACGAACGAACAAACAATTCTACAACAAATTTTACCACACAATACATGAAAACATTGCAAGAATTAGACATTCAAACGGGATAATAAGAACAAAACTTTACAAACAAATACTTCTGTAACACTGCGGAAAACACATTTCTTCATACTTAAAAAATCCCAAGTAGTTTCTTGGGACTGGTTCCAGTTGCTCGGTACTTGGCGGCTATTTCCTCTGCCTTGAGAAGATCTTCTCCCCGTTTGGCTTCGATAATCGCTCTCTTTTCTTCAGCTGCCTTGTGTAAGAGAGCAATCTTGTTTTTGGTTTTCTCAACGTACTCAGCTTTCTTTTTCTCCAGTTGCTCCTATGGAAAATCAATAGTGCATTTAGTCGACCTTAGCCACTTCGGGGCTAAAAGTTTGCTGGTAACGATAATgaataagcaaataagtatagGTTACCTCGATTTTCTTGAGATCAGCGTCTAAGCTCGCTTTCTTGCTGTTTTCCCAAGCTCCAATTGCAGATAGTTTCTTTTGAGCCCTGCAAATGAAGCGTAAACATCATTAAAACCTTGTGACCaagtgataaaataaatttccatTGTTATGCCTGCCTTATAACACGAACAAGAAGATATCTCAATCCGCTGCGTTGAGGCCTTCTCATGTTTAAGTAAGGCACAAGACCTTACTGTTACCACTGTTCAGTGTAGCAGAACAatcttttgaaattttatttcctTTTTCTAATGCAGTAAGTTTCACCCTTGGATCCACCTTTGGAATCATGCTGCTAGCTAGGAAAGCCGAGCTCTTTAAGAGCCTCTATTCAAGAAACAGACACAAAAAAGCATGAAAGAATTCAGGAGACGTAGACACCGATTTTTTGTTCCAGTTGCAAGAAGTCTAGTCTCCCAACGCTCTACTCACAAAAATTGATATATAGTTATCAGAACAGCTAGACATTTTTCCATCTTCCATAACGACCCTTCGTAATCCAATCAAGAATTGAACAAAGAATAGAGAGCGAGCACTCACTTGTTTTCAGCTTTAGATTTCTCACTTTCTTCCCATGCTTTTATTAAAGATATTCTCTTCTCAGTTGCAACCCTCGCAAGTACAGCATCTGCAGATACATACAATGAAATTAGTATTTCTTGAAAAGCTCTCATGTTTTCCACCAAATTATTACTTCatcaaaaaaagaaacaaagaaaGAAATATTTAAGTAATGATTACCTCTATCTATAGAGTTCTCAGGTTTCTTCTCCTCCACAGCAGCTTCTGGTTCTTTGGAAAACACAGAAAAACAATGTTTGAAGATTTCGAATAAAGGACTTACTAATCAGCTAACAAATATGTATGCAGGTAAAGTGAACTTTGAATTTACTCTAGTTTTACATGGTACAGATGAGACATAGTGAATTTCAAGAATTCAGAAATTTCAGGAACGTAGAATTAAAAAATTAGCCACCATTTTGAAACAAGGAAAGACCAAATACTATTTACcccgaaaaaattaattttttgagaaaaattttCACAGTAAAAATTCAGATAACAGGCATATTTTTCCTTTAAAAAAGTACCAGCTCAAAGCTATAAACAGATGacagccaaagaaagaaaaattacaaatttcatTTACTTTAATCATCAAAATCAGATATTTTTCCCACACAGAGAGCAGAAACAATAAATTTTGAACCCCAACAATATTCGGAATCAGAAACAACATACAGAAAAATCTCGAGTGAACTGGAGTAGGTCGCAGTACAAATTCCCAAATCAAGAAACAATTTTTCACACAAACAGAAAGAacccacttttttttttttctcgagaaagcaaaaatataccatcaaaacacacacaaaacaTGGAAAATTGTAAAGAAACATAACCCATAAATACAGAGATACATTACTTTCAACAACGGCAAGAGCCTTGCATTCATCAGCTTTCTCTTCAGCGGGAGGGGAAGGCGCCGGTAAAACGGACTTCTCCTCCGCCACGTCTTTCGGAGCTTCCACCGTCTCCACCGCCGGCGGCGGCGGCTCTGCGCATGCCTCGGGTTCTACTTTCTTGGCTTCCTCAGCCATAACCTCAGAAAACTTAGCTATTTTGGCTTGATTTAGCTATGTGTAAAGAAGAAAACTGAAAGAAGAAAAAGG comes from Henckelia pumila isolate YLH828 chromosome 4, ASM3356847v2, whole genome shotgun sequence and encodes:
- the LOC140864659 gene encoding remorin-like; translated protein: MAEEAKKVEPEACAEPPPPAVETVEAPKDVAEEKSVLPAPSPPAEEKADECKALAVVEKPEAAVEEKKPENSIDRDAVLARVATEKRISLIKAWEESEKSKAENKAQKKLSAIGAWENSKKASLDADLKKIEEQLEKKKAEYVEKTKNKIALLHKAAEEKRAIIEAKRGEDLLKAEEIAAKYRATGTSPKKLLGIF